A window of the Cucurbita pepo subsp. pepo cultivar mu-cu-16 chromosome LG01, ASM280686v2, whole genome shotgun sequence genome harbors these coding sequences:
- the LOC111792609 gene encoding probable glucuronosyltransferase 47 A, which translates to MNNKGRQFGAHSNPPLCTRSHQIGALLLVCSTFFLTRAYDRLLVSSAENSFDVFLRSHYVVESNDDGSVSWPERGYGSRLSLKIYVYDENEIQGLKPLMYGRDGKITAAACLKGQWGTQVKIHTLLQQSRFRTRKKEEADFFFVPAYVKCVRMLGGLNDKEINQAYKQVLSQMPHFRLSGGRDHIFVFPSGAGAHLFKSWATYINRSIILTPEGDRTDKKDISAFNTWKDIIIPGNVDDGMTSDGTKIVQPLPLSKRKYLANYLGRDQGKVGRLKLIELSKQFPEKLESPVLKFSGPDKFRKLDYFEHLRNAKFCLAPRGESSWTLRFYESFFVECVPVILSDQVELPFQNVIDYSRISIKWPSSEIGPQLLEYLETIPDATIEEMIARGRQIRCLWVYASDSAPCSTMQGILWELQRKVRLFHQSTETFWLHNASFVNRQLVEFANWKPPMPLP; encoded by the exons ATGAACAACAAAGGGAGACAATTCGGAGCTCACAGCAATCCTCCACTTTGTACCAGGTCGCATCAGATCGGGGCGTTGCTTCTTGTCTGCTCCACCTTCTTCCTTACCCGTGCGTACGATCGATTGCTCGTTTCCTCTGCTGAAAACTCGTTTGATGTATTCCTTCGGTCACACTATGTTGTGGAATCGAATGACGATGGATCTGTATCGTGGCCTGAGAGAGGGTACGGTTCTCGTCTTTCGCTCAAGATTTATGTCTATGATGAGAACGAAATTCAGGGGCTTAAACCTTTGATGTATGGGAGGGACGGGAAAATCACGGCTGCTGCTTGTTTGAAAGGCCAATGGGGCACTCAG GTGAAAATTCACACATTGCTTCAACAATCGAGATTtcgaacaagaaagaaagaagaagcagattttttctttgtaccAGCTTATGTTAAATGTGTTAGGATGCTAGGTGGTCTCAATGACAAGGAGATTAATCAAGCATATAAGCag GTTTTAAGTCAAATGCCACATTTCAGGCTCTCAGGGGGTCGTGACCACATATTTGTTTTCCCAAG TGGTGCAGGAGCTCACTTATTTAAATCTTGGGCGACATACATAAATCGTTCCATAATTCTTACACCTGAG GGGGATCGGACGGATAAGAAAGACATTAGTGCTTTCAATACATGGAAAGATATCATCATTCCTGGCAATGTTGATGATGGGATGACTTCAGATGGAACTAAAATAGTCCAGCCTTTGCCTTTATCTAAAAGGAAGTATTTGGCCAACTATTTAGGACGGGATCAAGGAAAAGTTGGTCGTCTAAAGTTGATCGAACTTTCTAAACAATTTCCTGAAAAG TTGGAATCTCCAGTTTTGAAGTTCAGTGGTCCTGACAAATTCAGAAAGCTGGATTATTTCGAGCACTTGCGCAACGCTAAGTTCTGTCTTGCACCACGTGGAGAGTCATCGTGGACACTTCGTTTTTACGAGTCATTTTTTGTG GAGTGTGTACCAGTTATACTATCGGATCAGGTCGAATTGCCTTTCCAGAACGTTATCGACTACTCTCGGATCTCAATAAAATGGCCATCAAGTGAAATAGGCCCTCAACTGTTAGAGTACCTAGAAACAATTCCAG ATGCAACCATAGAAGAGATGATAGCGCGAGGTCGACAAATTAGATGCCTATGGGTTTATGCCTCAGATTCAGCACCATGCTCTACCATGCAGGGAATTCTGTGGGAACTTCAGAGGAAGGTTAGGCTATTTCACCAGTCAACTGAAACATTTTGGTTGCACAATGCATCTTTTGTAAATAGGCAGTTAGTTGAGTTCGCAAATTGGAAGCCCCCTATGCCCTTGCCTTGA
- the LOC111792595 gene encoding putative transcription elongation factor SPT5 homolog 1, whose product MPRRRDDDEDDDIDADDEEYEDEMEQPLDDEEEEEDRSSRKRRRSNFIDDVAEEDEDEEEEEEDDEDFGGGARRRRAKRPSGSQFLDIEAEVDSEDDEEEDDGEDDFIVDGATDIPDEDENRRMHRRPLLPREDEQEDVEALERRIQARYARSNHMEYDEETTEVEQQALLPSVRDPKLWMVKCAIGHEREAAVCLMQKCIDRGPEMQIRSAIALDHLKNFIYIEADKEAHVREACKGLRNIYSQKVMLVPIKEMTDVLSVESKAIDLSRDTWVRMKIGTYKGDLAKVVDVDNVRQRVTVKLIPRIDLQALANKLEGREVAKKKAFVPPPRFMNIDEARELHIRVERRRDPITGEYFENIGGMFFKDGFLYKTVSMKSISAQNIKPTFDELEKFRKPGENGDGDIASLSTLFANRKKGHFMKGDAVIVVKGDLKNLKGWVEKVEEENVHIRPEMKGLPKTLAVNERELCKYFEPGNHVKVVTGTQEGATGMVVKVEQHVLIILSDTTKEHIRVFADDVVESSEVTTGVTKIGDYELHDLVLLDNMSFGVIIRVESEAFQVLKGIPDRPEVDIVKLREIKSKIDKKISVQDRHNNTISAKDIVRILEGPCKGKQGPVEHIYRGVLFIYDRHHLEHAGFICVKSHSCVVVGGSRTNGNRNGNSYSRLAGLGAPPRFPQSPKRFSRGGPPNDSGGRNRGGRGHHDGLVGSTVKVRQGPYKGYRGRVVEIKGQLVRVELESQMKVVTVDRNFISDNVAVSTPYRDTSRYGMGSETPMHPSRTPLHPYMTPMRDMGTTPSHDGMRTPMRNRAWNPYAPMSPSRESWEEGNPATWGASPQYQPGSPPSRTYEAPTPGTGWANTPGGSYSDAGTPRDSGSAYANAPSPYLPSTPGGQPMTPNSASYLPGTPGGQPMTPGTGGLDMMSPVIGGDADGPWYMPDILVNVRRGDELIMGVIREVLPDGSCRVGLGSSGNGETITAISSDIEAIVPRKSDKIKIMGGALRGATGKLIGVDGTDGIVKVDDTLDVKILDLVILAKLAQP is encoded by the exons ATGCCTCGTCGTAGGGACGACGATGAAGATGACGATATTGATGCTGATGATGAAGAGTATGAGGATGAGATGGAGCAGCCTTTGGATGacgaggaggaagaggaagatcgCTCGAGTAGGAAGCGGAGGAGATCGAATTTTATAGACGATGTTGCTGAGGAGGATGAGgatgaggaggaagaagaggaggatgATGAGGATTTTGGTGGCGGTGCTAGGCGGCGGCGTGCTAAGAGGCCTAGTGGTTCTCAGTTTTTGGATATTGAGGCGGAGGTCGATAGCGAGGATGATGAAGAGGAGGACGATGGAGAGGACG ACTTCATAGTTGATGGTGCAACTGATATACccgatgaagatgaaaatagaAGGATGCATCGCCGCCCATTGCTACCCCGAGAGGATGAACAGGAGGATGTTGAAGCACTTGAAAGAAGGATTCAAGCTAGATATGCAAGGTCAAATCATATGGAATATGACGAGGAGACAACTGAAGTGGAGCAGCAAGCGCTTCTACCTTCTGTAAGGGATCCAAAGTTGTGGATGGTTAAATGCGCG aTTGGCCATGAGAGAGAGGCTGCTGTTTGTCTAATGCAAAAATGCATTGATAGAGGGCCTGAAATGCAAATAAGATCTGCAATTGCTCTTGATCATTTGAAgaactttatatatattgaagCGGACAAAGAAGCCCATGTTAGAGAG gCTTGTAAAGGTCTACGCAACATATATTCACAAAAAGTAATGCTTGTTCCAATTAAAGAGATGACTGATGTTCTCTCTGTTGAAAGCAAAGCAATTGATCTTTCCAGAGATACGTGGGTCAGGATGAAGATTGGGACATACAAGGGGGATCTTGCCAAG gTGGTGGATGTTGATAATGTGCGGCAGAGGGTTACTGTGAAACTTATTCCTCGGATAGACCTACAGGCTCTTGCAAACAAATTG GAAGGTAGAGAAGTTGCTAAGAAGAAGGCATTTGTTCCTCCACCCCGTTTTATGAATATTGATGAAGCTAG AGAGTTGCATATCCGTGTAGAGCGCAGACGCGATCCCATTACTGGAGAATACTTTGAGAACATAGGTGGCATGTTTTTCAAAGATGGTTTCTTGTACAAAACAGTGTCCATGAAGTCAATAAGTGCCCAAAACATAAAACCAACTTTTGATGAACTTGAGAAATTTCGAAAGCCTGGGGAAAATGGTGATGGGGATATTGCTAGTTTGTCTACCTTGTTTGCAAACCGAAAGAAAGGGCACTTTATGAAGGGTGATGCTGTCATTGTTGTCAAGGGGGATCTCAAGAATCTGAAAGGATGGGTAGAGAAAGTAGAGGAAGAGAATGTCCACATCAGACCAGAAATGAAAGGCCTTCCT aAAACTCTTGCTGTGAATGAAAGAGAACTTTGCAAGTACTTTGAGCCTGGAAATCATGTAAAAGTTGTAACGGGGACTCAGGAGGGGGCTACTGGTATGGTTGTGAAGGTGGAGCAGCATGTGCTTATTATACTGTCTGATACAACCAAGGAACAC ATCCGGGTATTTGCTGATGATGTTGTTGAGAGCTCTGAGGTAACAACTGGTGTGACGAAAATTGGGGATTATGAACTTCATGATCTTGTGTTATTGGA TAATATGAGCTTTGGCGTGATTATACGTGTAGAAAGTGAGGCTTTTCAG GTTCTTAAGGGTATTCCAGATAGACCTGAGGTTGATATCGTTAAGTTGAGGGAAATAAAAAGTAAGATTGACAAGAAAATCAGTGTTCAAGATCGACACAATAACACAATTTCCGCCAAAGACATTGTCAGGATTCTTGAAGGTCCTTGTAAG GGAAAACAAGGTCCAGTGGAGCACATATACAGAGGTGTGCTGTTCATTTATGATCGCCATCACTTGGAACATGCTGGCTTTATATGTGTTAAATCACATTCTTGTGTTGTTGTGGGTGGATCCCGAACTAATGGAAATAGAAAT GGTAATTCGTACTCTAGGCTTGCTGGCCTTGGGGCTCCACCTCGTTTTCCTCAGTCGCCTAAGAGATTTTCCAGAGGAGGTCCCCCGAATGATT CTGGTGGAAGAAATAGAGGTGGAAGAGGGCATCATGATGGTTTGGTTGGATCAACAGTGAAAGTTCGGCAGGGTCCTTACAAGGGTTACCGTGGGCGTGTTGTTGAAATAAAAGGCCAACTGGTTCGAGTAGAGCTTGAGTCTCAAATGAAAGTTGTCACAG TTGACCGCAATTTTATCTCAGATAATGTGGCTGTTTCAACCCCCTATCg TGATACATCTAGATATGGTATGGGAAGTGAAACTCCCATGCATCCTTCTCGAACTCCTCTGCATCCGTACATGACCCCAATGAGAGATATGGGAA CAACGCCAAGTCATGATGGCATGAGGACACCAATGCGAAATCGAGCATGGAATCCATATGCACCCATGAGTCCGTCAAG GGAGAGCTGGGAGGAAGGGAACCCTGCAACTTGGGGAGCGAGTCCACAGTACCAG CCAGGAAGCCCTCCTTCACGAACTTACGAAGCTCCAACTCCTGGTACTGGTTGGGCCAACACTCCTGGTGGCAGTTACAGTGATGCCGGTACCCCTCGGGATAGTGGTTCAGCCTATG CAAATGCCCCGAGCCCATACTTGCCTTCAACTCCTGGTGGACAGCCCATGACACCAAATTCAGCATCCTATCTTCCTGGTACTCCTGGCGGGCAGCCAATGACACCAGGCACAGGTGGTCTGGATATGATGTCTCCTGTTATAG GTGGTGATGCCGACGGACCATGGTACATGCCAGACATATTGGTCAATGTCCGGAGAGGAGATGAGCTGATCATGGGAGTAATCCGTGAGGTGCTTCCG GATGGCTCATGTAGGGTAGGTCTTGGGTCAAGTGGAAATGGTGAAACGATAACAGCCATTTCTAGCGACATAGAAGCCATTGTTCCTAGGAAGTCGGACAAGATCAAGATAATGGGTGGTGCACTGCGTGGCGCCACTGGGAAGTTGATTGGTGTGGATGGCACCGATGGAATAGTGAAGGTAGACGACACTCTTGATGTTAAGATTTTGGATTTAGTTATTCTTGCAAAACTAGCCCAACCATAA